The DNA region GGGCGGATCTCCTTTTTCCCGGAGGTGTATTCGCCTATTTCATCGTGATCGAGTTCCGTTTTGTCCTTGAGTTCATCCATCCATTGATGGACCGCCGCCACATTGGTCGTTACTATCAGGGTGCTGGTCTGTAGCAGTTCCATTACCTTGAGACCCACGATGGTTTTTCCGGCCCCGCAGGGCAAAACGATGACGCCGAAACCGTTGCCTGGAAGTCCCCCGCCGTGGAAGCTTTCCGCCGCCTCGGCCTGATAATCCCGGACCGTAAAGTCCCGGCCGTCAGATGTGCTGGCGCGCAGGATAATGGGTGTTTTTTCTCCTTTCCGCAGGGGAACCCTGTCGTCCACGGGATAATTAATCCTGATCAATGCGCTCTTGAGGCTACCGCGGTTTACCAGGGAAACCATGAAATCATCTCCCAGGGGAACAAGGAGCTTCATTATGTCCCTGCGGGCAAGGATTTCCCGTCTAAGAGCCTCCGAGGCGATCTTCAGCACCAGGTAGGCAGGATCATCGGAGGGTTCAAGAACGATGCTGCCGTAGCGGCCCAGAAGGTCCCGGACATTGAAAAGAACGTTATCAGGCACCGGAAAGCGGGACCACTTTTTCAAACGTTCCTCGATCTCCTGTTCCCGTAAGCCGGCGGAGGCGGCGTTCCAGAGAGAAATGGGGGAGATCCGGTAGGTATGCATATGTTCCGGTGACTTTTCAAGTTCTGCAAAGGGGGCGATATCGTCCCTGGCCTGGGAAAAACCTGGATCATGAACATCCAGCAGCAGGGAGCCGTCACTCTGCACTATAAGAGGGGTACTGTTAATCGACGACATAAACTTGAGGATATCTGATTGTGCCTCTCCTGAACAGACCGTAAGGAGAGATAAAAAGAAAACCATGGAAAGAAAAATCAGCTTGACCGAAAATGAGCTTCCCTATAGTCTTTTTTTATGGGCAGGTTACTGGTCGTCGGAAACATTGCGGAGAGTCCTTTTTCAGCGGATATCGGGTATTACCTGAGGCAGGAGGAGCACTATTCCGATCTTGTCTCGCTGAAAAGCTTTCTCAACGGTGAATTCTGCCCTCGCTTTATTGTAGATGAGGCCTCCTGGGAAAACATCGGGCGCAAACTGGAATCCTATACCGTCATGATTACCAGTACCGCCATGTCCGGTTTCAGCCGGGATGAGCTTGCCATGAGGAATTTTCTGATTTCCAGGGCAGCCAAGGATAACGGCGCCGACCGGGTCATTCTCCTTGAACCGGACCTGTTCTACAGCGCCCAGGACCGGGGGCCCCGGCCGGAACATGGTGCGACCCCGGTAAAACGCAGTATCCAGGACTACAAGAAGTTTGACGGACAGCCTTTTTCCGCCCGGCTCTACGCCGATCTGCTGAAAGAGTCCGGGACTGACGAAGTGGTGACTGTACACAACCACTCCCCGTCGGTGGAGCATATCTTCATGGACAGATTCTCCGGCTATTTTACCAACCTTCTTCCCTGCGATGTGTATGCGGATTACCTGAGGGATTCGGATATAGCCGAGGTGGACAATATGGTGCTCTGTTCTCCGGATTCGGGGGCTTCCGGATTCTGCCTGCGTCTGCATAAGGCCCTGAATAATCCCGGGGTAAAAATGCTGAAGATGAACAAGCACCGCAGCGACGAGCGCACCGTGGACGTCTCCCTGGCCGAGGACTCGCCGGCGGATATAGGCGACATCGCCGGCAAGGATGTAATAGTTGTTGATGATATGGTTCGAACCGGGACGACCATTATCGAGTGCTGCCGTCTTCTTAAAAGCGGAAATCCCCGGCGGATTATCTTTGTGGTGACTCACTTCTACTCGAGCAGGGAGGGGCGCATAACCCTCAACGACCCGATTATAGACGAAATAGTGACCACCAGCACCATACCCCAGATTCTGAACCGGGACATGCAGGGCCGGCTGAGGCACAAGATGGTGGTCCTGCGACTGGGCCGCTGGATCTCCAATGCTGTAACCGGTCTCCGGGGCATCGATCAGGCCTCGCTCCCGGGACCCCTTTATACTGAAGACATCTCATCCAAACATCCCCGCTGGAAAGGCCGGACAGGCCCCATCTGCGGACAATAATGCGGTATTCGGAGGCATACAGTGAGCTCAGGCTTTCGTATCGGAATAATTTCCGGAAAACTCGGTGATGTCGACGGGGTTTCCCTCGAAGTCGACAAGTGGATCAGGATTCTCGGCGAGATGGGCCATGAGGTCCATACCATCGCCGGAAAATACGGTACTCCCCTGGTAAGCCTTCCCCAGGAACGGCAGTTTACCCTGCCGAACATCCGTTTCGACAGTCGGGAGCAGAAGTGGTACGAGAGCCAGGTCTTTCCATTTCTGCAGAAGCACCCGCCTCATATAACACCGAAGCGGAAAAAGATCATCCTTGACCGCCTGCAGTTCGAAGGCAAGGAGGTGGCCAACCGGCTCTTCGAGTATGTGCAGAACAACAGTCTGGATGTAATCGTGGCCCAGAATACCAATGCCATGCCCATGACCCTGCTGGGAGGGATGGGGGTCTACGAGCTGGCGACTCAGCGAAGGGTGGCTACAATTTTTCATCACCACGATTTCTGGTGGGAACGGAGTCGTTTTTCCAACAGCCATATCGAAGGTCTGCTGGGGCGGATCATGCCGCCCACGGACCCGGGACTGGAGCATATTGTGCTCTCCACCTACGCCGCCCATATCCTGCGGTCCATCAAGCGGGTACAGCCCAAGCTGGTTCCCAACTGCGAGGATTTTGACAACCCCGTTGTAAAGGATGAGTACAATGCGGATTTCCGCAGGGAACTGGGATTCAGGGATTCGGATATTCTCGTCGTGCAGCCCACCAGGATCGTCCGGCGCAAGAGAATCGAAGATTCCATTGGTCTCATGGGAAGGCTGATAGCCCTGCATCCTGAAATAGCCGACAGGGTCCATTTTATTATCTCCCTGTACCAGGGGGACGAACCGGACGAAAACTATATCGGAGAGATCCGGCAGATGGCGCAGGGACTGGGGGTCCAGGTACATCTGATTTCCGACCGCGTTGCCTCGGAGCGGGGAACAGATGAAGGGGGGCGGAAGCTCTACACGAACCGGGATGTCCTGGCCAATGCGGATCTGGTAACCTATCTTCCCATCTGGGAGGGCTTCGGCAACGCCCTGCTCGAGGCCATGGCGGCAAAGGTTCCGGTTGTGACCACCACCTACCTGGTCTACAAGACCGACATCGGGATTCTCAAGTTCAGGAACGTGGAAATCCTTGATGTGTACGGCGACGACGGACACCTGGTAATCCCCGACCAGGCGGTGGAAGAGGTCTATGAGCTGCTGACGAATCCCGCGGTCAGGCAGGAGGCGGTGGAACACAACTTTGAGATAGCCGCCAGGGAGTTCGGCTTCGGAAAACTGCGGGAGAGGATCGGGACGATCCTGGAGGATTACGGTGACGAGATCCGTGCCTCCCGCAAGCGTGTCGCCCGCAGCAAGCAGGCCTACTCCGTGTAGCAAACCCGCTCATAAAAAACGGGGTCCCTGAGGGGACCCCGCAAAGTAAACAGATATCTGCTATGTAACCTAGAACTGGGCCCGCAGGTTCAGCTGGCCGCCGTAGGCCCCGGAAACGGGGTTGTAGGTTCCGGAAAGGTCCAGCTTGGCAAAGAGCAGCTCCACGGAGGTTCCCAGGTAGGCCCGGAAGGATGCGCCATTAGCTTCGGAGTAGACGGTGGCACCGTCGGAATCAATATCATCGAAATCACTGCCGTATTTATTTTTCCAGTCTTGAATAGTAACTCCATTGCCGGTGTCAGTTGTTACGTCAGCATCATATCCTCCACCAACTTCGGAAACACCATATGATACTCCAAAACCGATGTACGGGCGAAGTATAAATAAGAAGCTCTTGCTGATCTGAACCTTAGCGTCAATGACATTGCTACGCCATCCGAAGACAACGTCCGGGGAATTAAATGTCAGATTTCCCAAGTTATTGTTGGGTCCGATTGTCGGGTCAGGATCAGGGTCGGATATTGTAGTCGTTTCACCAACACTGGTGGAAACCATTCCATTAAGATACGTATAACCGGCCCCTACGGAGATCTCAGGCATCAGAAGGCCTTCTTTCATAACCCGGTAACGCATGTCGAAACCGAACATCTTGTAGTCCACGGAGACATCGTTAAAAGAGTCTTTGGCAAATTCGGGGATATATCCGGCCTTGATGCCGAAATCGAAGGGCAGGATAAGTCCGCCTAATCTTGCTTCCACCGAAGTTGCGGGGACAGGCAGCCCTCCCAGGTCCTTCAGCTCCTTCGGAACTTCCGTTACTCCGAGGTTTGTAAAGAAGCCTTCGATATCGTCCATGGGAACAACTACAAAACCCAGCGAGGTACCCACGCCGAAATGGGGGAATCCGCCGATGTAGCTGTCGGACCAGCGCAGGCCTACGTCAGCCAGAATAGGCATCGAGGGTGCCGCATCGTCGGCGAAATCTTCAAAGGTGGCGATAAACTCGTCAAGATCAGGAGTCTGGGCCGTCAGAGAAAAATTCATAATTAACATTAAAACTGTTGTTATTGTCAGCAGGCGTTTCATATCTTCCTCCGTTGAAAAAAATCAGCTGAATACAAGTATAGTACGTTAATCCGGAATATCCAAATTTCAGGCGGTCTTAATCGCTGATTTCCTTATCTTTTTCGTCGGAATCTTCCGATTCGTCATCCCCATCCGCGTGTTTCGTTACCGGGCGTATGGTCTCCTGAATGCTTTTGCCCTTTTCCTGGCTCAGTTCATACCAGGCGGTTTTGGCTTTCAGCTCCTCATCCAGATCCTCCAGGCGGTTGTACTCTTCCGGGATCGTAGCCAGGCGGTCCTTTCCCTCGGCATAGATAAAGCGTACGAGCTTGTCTTCGGGGGTACGGATAATGCCTGCATGGGTAATCTGGTCCCACTCAAGGCGTTCCAGTGAACTGGTGGGAAAGCGCAGGGTTATCCCGTCATCATGGGTCATGATAAAGCTTTTAATGTGATTGAGGAGCATGCGGATCATCTGAAAGGCAAAGTAGCCGAAGAGAACCGCAATGAACATTCCCGCAATCCCCGGCAGAATAACCAGCGGAGCGGCGGTCAGAAAAAGCAGCAGCAGAATAAGGCCGTAGGCTACAAAGAGCCTGCGGTTGCCTTTTACGCGAAAGGAATAACGCATGAAAAAAATACCTCCAGAAATAGCATGATTCAAGCCTGGTTTTTACGGCCCCGGGCTTCCTGGCGCATGAACTGGTCTGCCAGTACAATCGCCGCCATGGCCTCCATAACCGGGACTATACGGGGGCAGATGCAGGGATCGTGGCGTCCTTCGGTTACGATCTCCCGTTCCTCTCCCCGGATGTTCCGGGTCTTCTGTTTTACCGTTATGCTGGATGTGGGTTTTACCGCCGCCCGGAACACAATCTCCTGTCCGGTGGATATTCCCCCCAGAACTCCGCCGGCATTGTTGCTCAGGAATCCCTCCGAATCCATCCAGTCGTTGTGCTCACTCCCCCGCATGTCGGCGCAGGCAAAGCCGGAACCGAATTCGATCCCTTTTACGGCTCCCAGGCTCAGAATGGCATGGGCGAGCTCAGCGTCCAGCTTATCGAAAACCGGTTCTCCCAGTCCCGCGGGAACTCCCTGAATGCGGCATTCGATGATACCTCCGACGGAATCCCCGATCTCCGAGAGCTCCTTGACCCTGGCAACCATCTTTTCGGCAGCCACCGGGTCGCAGGCCCGCATGGGATTTTTCTCGATAACGGCAGGGTCGAAGCTTTCGCAGGAAATTCCTGCCGCCCGCAGGGTGTAGGCTGTAACGGAGACACCCCGCTGCGCAAGAAGTTTCTTCGCAACCGCTCCCGCGGCCACCCTTCCGGCGGTCTCCCTGCCGGAGGCCCGTCCCGAACCGCGGTGGTCCCGGATTCCGTACTTTGCAAGGTAGGTAAAATCGGCATGGCCGGGACGAAAGAGCTCCCGGATATCATCGTAGGCGCTGGGGCGCATGTCCTGATTGTAGAGGACTATTCCAAGGGGGGTGCCGGTAGTCAGACCTTCAAATACACCGGAGAGAATATGTACCCGGTCGCTCTCCTGTCTGGGAGTGGTAACCTCGGACTGGCCGGGTTTGCGGCGGTTCATCTCCAGCTGGATATCCTCCTCCGACAGAGGAAGCCCGGGAGGAACGCCGTCCACGATGACACCGACCCCGGGTCCGTGGGACTCACCGAAGGTGCTTATACGAAACAGGGTACCGAAGCTGCTACCTGACATTATCCATCTCCTGAAGACTCTTGCGTATCCTGGCCGCACCATCCTGAACATCCGCACCATTAAGTTCGACTACAAGGTCCGCCGTCGAACGGTACAATGTGTCCCGGTGCCTGAAAAGTTCGAGAAAACTCTCCCAGGGGGCCTTTTCATCCAGAAAAGGGGGAATTCCCCTGGCGGCTATTCGTGAAAAGAGGACTTCCGCTTCTTCGTAAAGGTACACCATAATCCCGAGTCCGGACAAGACGGGGAGGGCATCGGGATTGTCCGGGGTACCGCCGCCTAAAGCCAGTACATATAATCCGCCCTGTTCACTGAGCCTTTTAAGCGCCCCGATTTCAAGCTCCTGGAAACCGGATTTGCCGAGACGTCGATAGATCTCCCGGGGCTCCCAGGTTATCGCATCCGGTCCTCCCCGGTTTTCACGACACAGGTCAACCACGAGATCATCGAGATCATGGAACTTGAGACCCAGTTCGTCTGCCAGGCGACGACCAAGGGTGGATTTTCCGCAATGTTTGATTCCCGACACAATGATCGGGCGGGAAGGGATGTAATTCATAGGCGTCACGGCAGAGTACCTGTCAGCAGACCGCTGGTCAAGGTTCAGAGGCGTTCAGCGGCGGTGCAGCCAGGGAAAACTGTGTCAGGGGGGAGGGGGCGGCGATTTCATACCCCTGGGCATAATCCACCCCGATATCCTTGAGGAGCAGGAGAATTTCCTTGGATCTTACAAACTCCGCCACCGTTACCGTTCCGATTATATGTCCCAGATTGTTGATGGCCTCCACCATGGAGCGGTCGATGGGATTCTCATCCATATCGGAAACGAAGGTGCCGTCAATCTTCAGGTAATCCACGGGGAGGGTTTTCAGATAATTGAAGGAGGAGAAACCGGAGCCGAAATCATCGAGGGAAAAGGAATAGCCCTTGTTTCGCATCTCCTTGATGAAATTATTGGTTACCTGCATGTTGGAAATGGCCGCCGTTTCGGTGACTTCGAAGCAGAGGTACTGGGAGGGAACCCCGGAGCTCGTCACCAGGTCCGCGATGGTCCCCAGAAACTGTTCATTCGCCAGGGTGCCGGCACTCAAGTTTATGCTGAACATCATATCCTCCTCAGGGGCTTCCCTGAGTATGGAGGATATTGCAGAAAGACTCTTTTTGACCACGGCCTTGTCAATGGTGGGCATGAAGTTGTAACGCTCCGCAGCAGGAATAAAGGCCCCGGGCATGATAAGGTCTCCCTCGGGACTGACTATACGCAGAAGGATTTCATTCTTGACTGTCCGGTATTTTCCGTTCAGAGGAACGATGGGCTGATAGTAGAGTACCAGTCGGTCCTCTTCGATGGCGGAATTGAGCTTGGAGATCCAGGTCATTTCGTTACGCCGGTTCTGGAAGATATTGGCCGTCGAATCGTAGAGCTTGATCTTGTTGCCCCCCTCCTCCTTGGCGGTAAAGCAGGCATCGTCTGCTGCTGCCAGAATTGCCTGGATGTCCTTGGACTCGGTATCGATCTTTACCAGTCCTATGGAGGAGTTGATGGTGAAGACCTTGTCGTCCCAGACCATCTTGTGATTCACCAGCCGGTTCAGAAGCCGTTCAGAAATGAGTTTTGCCTGGCTGATGGATATGTGAGCCAGAATTACCCCGAACTCGTCCCCCCCCAGACGCGCGCAGAAATCCGAGGTCCGTACCATGGATTTGATGATGGAGGTGGCCTGCAGGAGCATCTCGTCCCCCGCGCGGTGTCCCAGGGTGTCATTGACCACCTTGAACTGGTCGAGGTCGATGTAGAGCAGGGCGTGGGTAATGGAGACGTCCAGGGTATTCTGGACCAGGCTGTTCAACCTCATGGAGAAAGCCTCCCGGTTGGCCAGACCGGTAAGAATATCATGACTTGCCTGGTAGGAAATCCGGTCGCTCAGATGTTTTACCACCGAGGTATCGTGCAGGGCTACCACGCTCCCCTCGTTTTCTCCCCGGGGGCCGAGGATCATGGAAAAAGCTCCGTCCACGTGAATCTTGTCTCCGCTGCGGTTCATCAGAATTGTATCCTGGAACCGGAAGGGCAGGTCCTCGGCGGGAATGTTCGTCAGGTCCGTGAAGTCTATGCGTCCGGCCCGGGAATCGTATATCTCCAGAACCTCTCCCAGGGGATTTCCTGTCAGCTCATCGCTGCCCCGTCCGAGAATGGAGACCGCCACGGGATTAACGAAACGTACCTTTCCATCGGTATCCGTGGCGATTATCCCATCCTCGATGGAGGAGAACATCGCAGAGTACCAGCGCTCCTGCCACTTGAGCTGCCTGTCGACGCTGTATTTATAGAGGGCAATATCTATACTCGTGTAGAGTTCTTTTTCCTTGAAGGGTTTCAGAATGTACCCCAGGGGCTCCACGTTTTTGGCCCGCTGCAGGGTCTTCTCGTCGGAATAGGCGGTCAGAAACATGACGGGAATCTCGAATCGCTCTTTTACAATCTCTGCAGTGTCGATACCGTCCATATCGCCGGAGAGCATTATGTCCATGAGAATTATATCAGGGGGCTCATTTTCGACGGACTCTATCGCCTGGGGACCGGTCGCGGCGACACCGGTTACCCGGTAACCGAAGTTTTCCAGTCTTCGCTGAAGGTCTATGGCGATGATCCGTTCGTCTTCAACTATAAGAATCTTCTCGTTGTTCATAATCCCTCAAATTACTCAATAACTCCATGATACTTACTTGTGGAAGAATATGCAAACCAAAATAATGATATATTTCATCTTGACATATTTCTTTCCTGTCATCATGGTTTAAGCAGATATGAGCAGTCTGTTTTTTTCTACACCCTTGAGCCGGGAAGAACTGACCCTCAGGGTCCGTCCCCGGGACAACGACGTGCGGGGGGCCTTTTTCCGGGATACAACCGCGATTATCCATTCAAATCCCTTCAGGCGCCTGAAACACAAGACCCAGGTCTTCTTTACCCCCCAGAACGACCACATCTGCACCCGGATAGAGCATGTTCTGCACGTTGCCAGTGTGGCTGCCACCATCTGCCGTTCCCTGAACCTCGACGCGGATCTTGCCTGGGCCATCGGACTCGGACACGATCTGGGGCATACCCCCTTCGGCCATGTGGGGGAGAAAATCGTGGAAGAGATAATGGGTGCCCCCTTTGCCCATGAACTCTATTCCCTGCGGGTTGTCGACAAGCTGATCAACCACGGGCGGGGGCTCAATCTTACCTATGCCGTCCGGGACGGCATAGTCAATC from Marispirochaeta aestuarii includes:
- a CDS encoding shikimate kinase, giving the protein MNYIPSRPIIVSGIKHCGKSTLGRRLADELGLKFHDLDDLVVDLCRENRGGPDAITWEPREIYRRLGKSGFQELEIGALKRLSEQGGLYVLALGGGTPDNPDALPVLSGLGIMVYLYEEAEVLFSRIAARGIPPFLDEKAPWESFLELFRHRDTLYRSTADLVVELNGADVQDGAARIRKSLQEMDNVR
- a CDS encoding DUF6588 family protein, encoding MKRLLTITTVLMLIMNFSLTAQTPDLDEFIATFEDFADDAAPSMPILADVGLRWSDSYIGGFPHFGVGTSLGFVVVPMDDIEGFFTNLGVTEVPKELKDLGGLPVPATSVEARLGGLILPFDFGIKAGYIPEFAKDSFNDVSVDYKMFGFDMRYRVMKEGLLMPEISVGAGYTYLNGMVSTSVGETTTISDPDPDPTIGPNNNLGNLTFNSPDVVFGWRSNVIDAKVQISKSFLFILRPYIGFGVSYGVSEVGGGYDADVTTDTGNGVTIQDWKNKYGSDFDDIDSDGATVYSEANGASFRAYLGTSVELLFAKLDLSGTYNPVSGAYGGQLNLRAQF
- a CDS encoding phosphoribosyltransferase family protein; this translates as MGRLLVVGNIAESPFSADIGYYLRQEEHYSDLVSLKSFLNGEFCPRFIVDEASWENIGRKLESYTVMITSTAMSGFSRDELAMRNFLISRAAKDNGADRVILLEPDLFYSAQDRGPRPEHGATPVKRSIQDYKKFDGQPFSARLYADLLKESGTDEVVTVHNHSPSVEHIFMDRFSGYFTNLLPCDVYADYLRDSDIAEVDNMVLCSPDSGASGFCLRLHKALNNPGVKMLKMNKHRSDERTVDVSLAEDSPADIGDIAGKDVIVVDDMVRTGTTIIECCRLLKSGNPRRIIFVVTHFYSSREGRITLNDPIIDEIVTTSTIPQILNRDMQGRLRHKMVVLRLGRWISNAVTGLRGIDQASLPGPLYTEDISSKHPRWKGRTGPICGQ
- a CDS encoding glycosyltransferase family 4 protein, whose protein sequence is MSSGFRIGIISGKLGDVDGVSLEVDKWIRILGEMGHEVHTIAGKYGTPLVSLPQERQFTLPNIRFDSREQKWYESQVFPFLQKHPPHITPKRKKIILDRLQFEGKEVANRLFEYVQNNSLDVIVAQNTNAMPMTLLGGMGVYELATQRRVATIFHHHDFWWERSRFSNSHIEGLLGRIMPPTDPGLEHIVLSTYAAHILRSIKRVQPKLVPNCEDFDNPVVKDEYNADFRRELGFRDSDILVVQPTRIVRRKRIEDSIGLMGRLIALHPEIADRVHFIISLYQGDEPDENYIGEIRQMAQGLGVQVHLISDRVASERGTDEGGRKLYTNRDVLANADLVTYLPIWEGFGNALLEAMAAKVPVVTTTYLVYKTDIGILKFRNVEILDVYGDDGHLVIPDQAVEEVYELLTNPAVRQEAVEHNFEIAAREFGFGKLRERIGTILEDYGDEIRASRKRVARSKQAYSV
- the aroC gene encoding chorismate synthase is translated as MSGSSFGTLFRISTFGESHGPGVGVIVDGVPPGLPLSEEDIQLEMNRRKPGQSEVTTPRQESDRVHILSGVFEGLTTGTPLGIVLYNQDMRPSAYDDIRELFRPGHADFTYLAKYGIRDHRGSGRASGRETAGRVAAGAVAKKLLAQRGVSVTAYTLRAAGISCESFDPAVIEKNPMRACDPVAAEKMVARVKELSEIGDSVGGIIECRIQGVPAGLGEPVFDKLDAELAHAILSLGAVKGIEFGSGFACADMRGSEHNDWMDSEGFLSNNAGGVLGGISTGQEIVFRAAVKPTSSITVKQKTRNIRGEEREIVTEGRHDPCICPRIVPVMEAMAAIVLADQFMRQEARGRKNQA
- a CDS encoding EAL domain-containing protein — protein: MNNEKILIVEDERIIAIDLQRRLENFGYRVTGVAATGPQAIESVENEPPDIILMDIMLSGDMDGIDTAEIVKERFEIPVMFLTAYSDEKTLQRAKNVEPLGYILKPFKEKELYTSIDIALYKYSVDRQLKWQERWYSAMFSSIEDGIIATDTDGKVRFVNPVAVSILGRGSDELTGNPLGEVLEIYDSRAGRIDFTDLTNIPAEDLPFRFQDTILMNRSGDKIHVDGAFSMILGPRGENEGSVVALHDTSVVKHLSDRISYQASHDILTGLANREAFSMRLNSLVQNTLDVSITHALLYIDLDQFKVVNDTLGHRAGDEMLLQATSIIKSMVRTSDFCARLGGDEFGVILAHISISQAKLISERLLNRLVNHKMVWDDKVFTINSSIGLVKIDTESKDIQAILAAADDACFTAKEEGGNKIKLYDSTANIFQNRRNEMTWISKLNSAIEEDRLVLYYQPIVPLNGKYRTVKNEILLRIVSPEGDLIMPGAFIPAAERYNFMPTIDKAVVKKSLSAISSILREAPEEDMMFSINLSAGTLANEQFLGTIADLVTSSGVPSQYLCFEVTETAAISNMQVTNNFIKEMRNKGYSFSLDDFGSGFSSFNYLKTLPVDYLKIDGTFVSDMDENPIDRSMVEAINNLGHIIGTVTVAEFVRSKEILLLLKDIGVDYAQGYEIAAPSPLTQFSLAAPPLNASEP